The stretch of DNA ACACCTTCAAGCCGCGCCCAGCCCGCTTTTCTCCGTGGTCGTGTGGCCAGTGACCCTGACCAATACTGGGGGTGTCCAGCGTTGCGCGACAGCTGAGGCGCTGGGAGACGCTCTCGTGATTGGCTACCAGACCCAGCGCCGATTGCTAGGCCTCACCGATGGGGCAGGGGAGAGGCTGCCTGCGGAGGTACTAATGAGGGCAGCCTTACTGGACTTTTACGGTGAGGAACGCTTTCGTTTGATCTGGCGTTAGAGTTATCCACACCCTCAAGGTTGCCCTGTGGATAACTGTTGCATCCAGTACACTTTCTGCACGCAGATGGGCTGACTTATGGGGAGGGAAAAACTATGTGCGCGCGAGGCAGGCCACAGCAAGGCCAGCGCGGGCCTAAGCTCAAGCAAGCTGACCAGAGAGGCGCGGCGCTGCTTACTCATACGCTCTTGGCCGTTTTGTGAGGGCGGGAAAGCTCGTCATTTCTCGTCATTGAGTTTCGGCATCTTTCGGCATGGCTGGAAGTTGGCCTATCCCGAATAACGGGCATGACCTGGAATCCGGGGGAGAGGGAGCACGCTCTATGCATCCGCCCACGCCAGGGCGGATCAGCAATCATAAAGGACACCTTCAGGTCTCCCCCTGCGGATTGGTATTCACGCTTACAGGTTTCACTAAGCTGAGGCGTGGCAGACGACGAAGATGTGTTGCAAACAGCGAAAGAACTGCTGGAGCGTTCTGCACGACTTCAGCAGGAACTGGAACACTTCTTCCAGCGCCAAGCCGAGCAAGACTCGAAGCTTGAATCTGCCGTAGATCAATTCTCCGAAGATACTCCTGGTGAGGACACTGACTCAGGCGGCCTGTGAGGGTGTGCAGGGTGAGGAGCGACCTCTAGCTGAGGGACGTCCTTTACACTGGCATATGGTTCCAACCGATGGTCTTCAGTTGCCTGATGATGTTGACGCCCGCACAGAGCGGTCTGCCTCTGCCTCCACCCGCAGACACGTGGGGGCCGCTGGATTGGTTCAACTCGACATCCTCGAAGGGATCATCCACGCAGGACGCGAACAGCTGGTGGTGACGCAGGCACTCCGGCGGGTCGTGGCCTCCACCATCGAACAGCAGCGTGCGACTCCCTTGGCTCAGATCGGGACTTTAGCCCATGAGCATCAAGTCCGGCTCAAAGAGATCATCAGTTCTGGGCGAACGCAGATCAACACGGCTTCCAAGTTGCGCGTCATTATCCAAGGCACCTTAGCCGAGATCCGTGCCACCCCACTGGAACACGTCAGTGGTCATCTGCTCACGACCTTGGGCGAGTCGGTTCGCCAGCAAGTCCAAGACCTGGAAGACATTATTCAAGCGGCAGTGACGTATGCCAGCACCCTGGAGCAGATCACCCAGTTGGAAGGGGTAAGCGCACAAGCGGCGGCCCAATTACAGCAAGTCGATCAGGAACGGGGAGAACGTGAGCTGATGCAGTTGGAACGTCAGGCTGCTGAGACACTCGAATACATCCGAACCCTGGAGCGGGTTGGACGAAATCATGCGGCCCAGAAGCGTGAACTGATCGCCGAAGCGCAGACCGCAGAAAGTCGGATTTCAGTGTTGGAAGAAGACAATGCCAATAGGCAAGCGGAACTCACCGAGCTGACCAGCCAACGGGATGCGGCTGTCATACAGCGAGAGGCATTGGAGAATGCTGCACGGGGGAGCAAGGTAGGGCGAGAGTCACAGGAATAGACCCACAGAGAACGGTGCGGAATACGCGCTCAGTCGAGGTTATGCAGCAGAGGAGGATTTCTCATGAAATCGACAGCGCAAAATTTCTCGCTCAAGAGCATCAAATTGCGGTTCTGCCTGCTTTGCTGAGATTCGTCCGACTTCCAGTGCCACCCACAGGTCGATGAAGGCACGTCGGAGGCGAGCTATTTCCGCTTCTTGGACGGCCGTAGGATGTTGCCTCACGTGATAAATAGTTGACGCCAATGCACCACAGACTCGGTCTACAGGTCTCATAAGCACCTCAAGCTCTACCTTAGTCCACATCAAGCTGAGCCGTGTCCGTTGACCTTCACTGTTGTGCGGGTACAGGAAATGAACTGAACCTTTCAGGATAGGCCACACAGGATGAATTGGGGTGTGTTTGACTGTGGTATGTGGCCTCCGTCAGAGGAAGAGAAAGTATTTGCAGAGCGTCTGGAGCGTGTGAGGGAGCAGCATAGGAAGACTGAACTGATGTTTTTAGAACTCGCCTCGCAACGATTTGAGCGGGAGGCCATCAGGCAGGAGATGAAGTGGAGAAGAGATAACTGGCATAAGTAGAACTACTCTTCCGTTGATAATGCGTGTATCAGCGGGCTAATCGTGAATTAAACCCAAGTTGTCAGATAACCTCGTGGACTTCCTATACCACCCATGAGCCAGCTGTTCAGTAGCCAGGGCAAGTACATTGCACGAGTCAGCAATACCTGTCTCCATGCACCCAACGGAGACAACATTGGTTGGTGGCTTCCTACCTAAAATATCTTTGTTGACCGCCAAGGCCGATACCTAGGCGTCTTATATGCCTCAAACCGATTGATACGCCAGCGGGGGAGCCCACCACGAATTATGGTGACGCTGGCGATGCGGGAATATCGGTGACGCTAGGTGATCCCGGCAACTATGGCCCTATCGGTCTGTCTGGTGGCTTTGAGGATGTGCCGACGCCTTGGCTGCGCTAGCTCTTTACCCAGCTAGTCACTTACACTCTCCGCACGCCAAGGCAGGAGCCGAGCGCCCTGTGAGACAGGAGCGGAGTCCTGCCACCCATGATCGGGGGGTAATTTGTTGGCACGAGAAAGCACATCCTGAAGCCCGGCAGAGTCTCCCTGATCAACTGCAAGAGGTAAGGTCAGCCTTGGAAGTTCATGCTGGCCTAGATCTGATCAGGTTTGGTCAGCTAGCTCTTGGAGAGCCCTTTGAATGAAGGGGTCATCCTCAAAGCGAATTTCTCGACCATCCGTGGATCGTTCTGGTTCCACCACTTGAATATTTGGGGTTACACCCTGTCCCTGAATCACTCCAGCTTGGGTGACCAGGAGCGCGCTAGGTACCAGGAGCCGGGCCCCGTTGGGAATCACAATGGGTACCGTGACAAGCCCCATCCCTGGAGTGCGTTCACCGACAACTGTGGCTCCCGCGTGTTGCAGGACGCTGGCCAAGACCTCTGCACCGGACGCGGTGTATCTATTGACCAGAATCACCACCCGGCCTAGGAAGTCTTTTGAACTCCGGGATGCTCGGGCATAGAGTTTGTCCCCACCATCACGGGATCGGAGATAGACGATGTCACCATCAATCCGTTCCATAAAAAAATCTGCTGCGTTAGCAACAGTGGACAAGGTTCCTCCGCTATTGTCCCGCAGGTCAAGCACTACCGTATTGACTCGGGCCGCCACGAGACTGACGAGGGTGCGCTGCAGTTCATCACTAAGATCAGGATGAAACAGCGTCGGCAGGGCAACGTAAGCTACCCCTGCTGGTAAGCCCTCCCGGCGCATCACGACAGCAGGCACAACTTCGCGTTGAAGGGTGACCTGTTGAGTCACACCCTTGCGGCTCACGGTCAGCTGGAAGGGGTGTTGAGCAGGAATCACTGCTAAAACAGAGAACAGCTGAGTTGCGTTGAGTTTGGTGACATCTTGGCCGTCGACAGCCTGAACCAGATCGCCGGGGTGCAGACCGCTGCGCCAAGCGGGACTATATCTGGCCACTCCGGTGATGTTGGTCAACGCGGTGTTCCCCGTGACTGGGCCAAAATCGATTCCGTGGCTGATCCTGGGATCCACGTTAAGGAGGGGATCATTGGGCGGGTAATACCGAGTCAATCCATCGTTCAGCAGCGCTGGGATGTTGTGAAGGCCACCTGAAGCCGCGCGTTCTAGGGCTGGCCGATCTAGGGGTTGGTAGTAGGTGTTCTCAAAATTGTCGAGAATTTTGACGAGCTGCTCGGGGGTCAGGGAGTCGGTCTGAGCGCCCGCAAAATTCCCTAAGGAAAGAAGCATGAGCGTGAAGAACCAAGGGATGCGCATGAGACAGTCTAATGTGGAGCTCTGTCAGTTGAAGCTGGATGTGTCTGGAACCAGAAGGCAACTGCATCAAAAACTCGGGCCAATGCCCCCAATCAACACTTATCAGCACCCCAAGGTAACGCTGTGGATAACTTACGCCAGGTCTGAGGCAAAAAGGCCGCGCTCCAGCAGCCCAGCTGAGCCCCTTTCAAAGGCCGGATGGATCACCCCACCCCGCCCACCCGCGCCTGCTGGGTGAGTGGCGCGGCACGAACCTGAGGCGCTGCGCTGGTAAGGAGCGGCTGCGTCTACCCCCAGCGCCCACCCCCCAGCGCCCGGGCAGGGAGGAGGGCCAGCCGCTAGGATGAGACCGCATGACGATCCTGCCCTCCATCCGCACGCGCACGCCACTCAAGCTGGCCGCCGCCGCGCTCACCCTCGCCCTGGCCTCCTGCGGTTCAGGACCCGGAGAGGTGCTCCCACCGCTGCCGCCCGTGCCCCCCGTCACCGCCCCGATGATCTCGGGGACGGTCGAGCTGGGCACCACCATCGACGGCGAGAGCAGCGCCTTCCACACCCGCGCTGAGGCTGCCGGGCGCGC from Deinococcus sp. QL22 encodes:
- a CDS encoding S41 family peptidase, which codes for MRIPWFFTLMLLSLGNFAGAQTDSLTPEQLVKILDNFENTYYQPLDRPALERAASGGLHNIPALLNDGLTRYYPPNDPLLNVDPRISHGIDFGPVTGNTALTNITGVARYSPAWRSGLHPGDLVQAVDGQDVTKLNATQLFSVLAVIPAQHPFQLTVSRKGVTQQVTLQREVVPAVVMRREGLPAGVAYVALPTLFHPDLSDELQRTLVSLVAARVNTVVLDLRDNSGGTLSTVANAADFFMERIDGDIVYLRSRDGGDKLYARASRSSKDFLGRVVILVNRYTASGAEVLASVLQHAGATVVGERTPGMGLVTVPIVIPNGARLLVPSALLVTQAGVIQGQGVTPNIQVVEPERSTDGREIRFEDDPFIQRALQELADQT